One Gossypium hirsutum isolate 1008001.06 chromosome A11, Gossypium_hirsutum_v2.1, whole genome shotgun sequence genomic window carries:
- the LOC107895559 gene encoding serine/threonine-protein kinase STY17 isoform X3, whose amino-acid sequence MAIEDDAESCGSRAVDSLVHVNPRHHRQKLDVFHQVLNRIRHSNYAEANLPGFDNHLWLHFNRLPARYALDVNVERAEDVLTHKRLLHLAEDPANRPVFEVRMVQVYPVFPAQSIDSVHSDSSMQEDAQSAYHSYRQGIHPPPTFGSSSNLEAVALQARIYHVEDGGSAVNSTSGPFRPMHEITFSTVDRPKLLSQLTSLLAEIGLNIQEAHAFSTTDGYSLDVFVVDGWPSEEIEELKNALEKEISKSKLQEQSYSRKSSVMTEHVKERVVSLPSCVEIPTDGTDVWEIDARQLKIENRIASGSYADLYRGTYCSQEVAIKVLKPEQITREMLREFSQEVYIMRKIRHKNVVQLIGACTRSPNLCIVTEFMARGSIYDYLHKQRGVFKLPSLLKVALDVSKGMNYLHQNNIIHRDLKTANLLMDENQVVKVADFGVARVQSQSGVMTAETGTYRWMAPEVIEHKPYDHKADVFSFGISLWEILTGELPYGLLTPLQAAVAVVQKNLRPTIPKHTHPRLRELLERCWLQDPSQRPNFSEIIDILKQIAKEVKVLMGN is encoded by the exons ATGGCGATTGAAGATGACGCTGAGAGCTGCGGGAGTAGAGCTGTGGACTCGCTTGTCCATGTGAATCCTCGACATCACAGGCAAAAGCTTGACGTTTTCCACCAGGTGCTTAACCGTATCCGTCACTCTAATTATGCCGAAGCTAATCTGCCTGGCTTTGATAATCACCTCTGGCTTCATTTCAATCGACTTCCTGCTCG ATATGCATTAGACGTGAATGTGGAGCGGGCAGAAGATGTGCTCACACATAAAAGATTACTGCATTTGGCAGAAGACCCCGCTAATCGTCCTGTTTTTGAAGTTCGTATGGTTCAG GTCTATCCTGTCTTCCCCGCACAATCTATTGACTCAGTTCATTCTGATTCTTCTATGCAAGAAGATGCACAAAGTGCTTATCATTCATATAGACAGGG CATCCACCCACCTCCTACATTTGGTTCGTCTTCTAATCTTGAAGCTGTTGCTCTTCAAGCAAGAATATATCATGTTGAAGATGGAGGAAGTGCTGTCAATTCAACCTCAGGTCCTTTCCG GCCCATGCACGAGATCACCTTTTCAACAGTTGACCGTCCAAAACTCCTTAGTCAG CTTACTTCTTTACTTGCGGAGATTGGATTGAACATTCAAGAAGCTCATGCTTTTTCCACTACAGATGGGTACTCTTTGGAtgtttttgttgttgatggttggCCTTCTGAG GAAATTGAGGAGCTCAAAAATGCATTGGAGAAGGAAATTTCGAAGTCGAAG CTGCAGGAACAATCTTATTCTAGAAAGAGTTCAGTTATGACTGAGCATGTCAAAGAAAGGGTTGTCTCCTTACCTAGTTGTGTTGAAATCCCTACTGATGGAACTGATGTATGGGAAATTGATGCCAGGCAGCTCAAAATAGAAAACAGGATTGCATCTGGGTCATATGCTGATCT GTATAGAGGCACGTATTGTAGTCAAGAAGTGGCTATTAAAGTCCTCAAGCCTGAGCAGATCACAAGAGAAATGCTGAGAGAGTTTAGTCAGGAAGTTTATATTATGAG GAAAATTCGGCATAAGAATGTTGTTCAATTAATTGGCGCATGTACAAGATCTCCAAATCTGTGCATTGTGACTG AGTTCATGGCCAGAGGTAGCATATATGACTATCTGCATAAGCAAAGGGGAGTGTTTAAATTGCCATCTTTACTCAAAGTAGCCCTTGATGTTTCCAAGGGAATGAACTATTTGCATCAAAACAACATCATCCATAGGGACTTGAAAACTGCCAATCTTCTGATGGATGAAAATCAA GTTGTTAAAGTTGCTGATTTTGGAGTTGCTAGAGTGCAGTCTCAATCAGGAGTGATGACAGCTGAAACTGGAACATACCGCTGGATGGCCCCTGAG GTTATTGAGCACAAACCATACGATCACAAGGCAGATGTTTTTAGCTTTGGAATATCACTCTGGGAGATACTGACAGGAGAA CTCCCATATGGTCTCCTAACTCCATTACAGGCAGCCGTTGCAGTGGTGCAAAAG AATCTACGCCCGACAATCCCCAAGCATACTCACCCAAGACTAAGGGAACTGCTTGAGAGATGCTGGCTGCAGGACCCAAGCCAAAGACCTAACTTTTCTGAAATTATAGATATCCTTAAACAAATAGCTAAAGAGGTAAAGGTATTAATGGGAAACTAG
- the LOC107895547 gene encoding ATP-dependent DNA helicase Q-like 3: MKKSPLPLQNLGAKDKRRKCGRDALVKLLRWNFGHPDFRGNQLEAIEAILSGRDCFCLMPTGGGKSMCYQIPALAKTGIVLVISPLIALMENQVMALKEKGIAAEFLSSTQTSQLRNKIHEDLDRGQPSIRLLYVTPELIATSGFMSKLKKIHGRGLLNLIAVDEAHCISSWGHDFRPSYRKLSSLRNQLQDVPILALTATAVPKVQKDVIDSLNLQNPLVLKSSFNRPNIYYEVRYKDLMDDAYADLCDVLKSAGDVCAIVYCLERTTCDDLSTYLSKNGISCAAYHAGLNNKLRSSVLDDWICSKIQVVVATVAFGMGIDRKDVRIVCHFNIPKSMEAFYQESGRAGRDQLPSRSLLYYGVDDRKRMEFILSIAESKKLQSSDSEHGLSKKSTSDFNLMVEYCEGFGCRRKKILESFGEEVSASLCKKSCDACKHPNLVAKYLEELTTAIAVRQRNGFSKILSSSTDAFENENFSEFWNRNDEASGSEEDISDSEDGFEVAKGISRSKFSKKTGINEKIELLQRAEENYYRNKAHDKQANRPDKNAISGALRESSKQRLLDALKHAHQRLGDLKVDFEASSTILENECFKKYGKSGKSFYYSQVASKVRWLSTTSSAAEITNQIGTGIKSPLENITRKEEPSPQTVSTILHDERKKEVNKVIGEQHCGDIESKTSVKASTPQMQTKLPAIPSFSQFVNSRKSKEMQQPKASEEKEHHHSPNKHTKKRMRLQ, from the exons ATGAAGAAGTCGCCGTTGCCATTGCAAAACCTTGGCGCCAAAGACAAGCGGCGCAAATGTGGAAGAGACGCTTTGGTTAAGCTCCTGAGATGGAATTTCGGTCATCCTGATTTCAGAGGGAATCAGTTGGAAGCCATTGAGGCCATTTTATCAG GGAGAGATTGTTTTTGTCTAATGCCAACGGGGGGAGGAAAATCAATGTGTTATCAAATCCCTGCTTTGGCTAAAACGGGAATTGTGCTCGTCATTTCTCCGTTAATAG CCTTGATG gaAAACCAAGTAATGGCATTGAAGGAGAAAGGAATTGCGGCTGAGTTTCTCTCTTCAACTCAAACGTCGCAGCTGAGGAATAAG ATTCATGAAGATCTTGATCGTGGACAACCATCTATTCGCTTGCTTTATGTGACACCGGAGCTGATTGCCACTTCAGGATTTATGTCAAAGCTTAAAAAGATTCATGGTAGAGGATTGTTAAATCTCATTGCAGTAGATGAG GCACATTGCATCTCATCATGGGGTCATGATTTCAG GCCTAGCTATCGGAAGCTTTCATCTTTGAGGAACCAACTACAAGATGTACCAATATTGGCTTTGACTGCCACTGCTGTTCCTAA AGTACAGAAGGATGTCATAGATTCCTTAAATTTGCAAAATcctttagtccttaaatcatctTTCAACCGTCCAAATATATATTATGAAG TTCGATATAAAGATCTTATGGATGATGCTTATGCTGACTTGTGTGATGTGCTCAAATCTGCTGGAGATGTCTGTGCAATTGTTTACTGCCTTGAACGAACAACTTGTGATGACTTGTCCACTTATCTTTCCAAAAATGGGATTTCCTGTGCTG CCTATCATGCAGGGTTAAATAATAAACTGCGGAGCTCTGTCTTAGATGATTGGATTTGTTCCAAGATACAGGTTGTTGTGGCCACGGTAGCTTTTGG AATG GGTATAGACAGAAAGGATGTTAGAATAGTTTGCCATTTTAATATCCCGAAGTCAATGGAAGCCTTCTATCAAGAGTCGGGTAGAGCTGGTCGTGACCAGTTGCCTTCTAGAAGCTTGTTGTACTATGGAGTGGATGATCGAAAAAGGATG GAATTTATTCTTAGCATTGCTGAGAGCAAGAAATTGCAATCATCAGATTCAGAACATGGATTGTCAAAGAAGTCCACGTCTGATTTTAATCTG ATGGTTGAATATTGCGAGGGTTTTGGATGCCGTAGGAAAAAGATTCTTGAGAGCTTTGGAGAAGAG GTTTCTGCATCACTGTGTAAAAAATCATGCGATGCCTGCAAACATCCAAACCTTGTGGCCAAGTATCTGGAAGAGCTAACAACTGCTATTGCTGTCCGCCAGAGAAATGGTTTCTCAAAAATCTTGAGCAG CTCCACAGATgcctttgaaaatgaaaatttctcAGAATTCTGGAACCGTAATGATGAGGCAAGTGGCTCTGAGGAAGATATATCTGATTCGGAAG ATGGGTTTGAGGTTGCAAAGGGCATATCCAGATCCAAATTTTCGAAAAAAACAGGGATAAATGAGAAGATCGAGCTCTTGCAGCGTGCAGAAGAAAACTATTATCGGAACAAAGCTCATGATAAACAA GCCAATAGACCTGACAAAAATGCCATATCTGGAGCGCTGAGAGAATCAAGCAAGCAAAGATTGTTAGATGCCCTGAAGCATGCACATCAGCGACTTGGTGACTTGAA GGTTGATTTTGAAGCATCATCTACCATCCTTGAAAATGAGTGCTTTAAGAAATATGGGAAGAGTGGGAAATCTTTTTATTACTCGCAAGTGGCGAGTAAGGTGAGGTGGCTATCTACAACAAGCTCTGCAGCTGAGATAACAAATCAAATCGGTACTGGTATCAAGTCACCTTTGGAGAATATCACAAGGAAGGAAGAACCCTCTCCTCAAACAGTGTCAACTATTTTACATgatgagagaaaaaaagaagtaaataaagTTATTGGTGAACAACATTGTGGCGACATTGAATCGAAGACTTCAGTAAAGGCTTCAACCCCGCAAATGCAAACTAAGCTGCCTGCAATTCCATCTTTCTCTCAGTTTGTAAACAGCAGAAAGTCAAAAGAGATGCAGCAACCGAAGGCATCAGAGGAAAAGGAGCATCACCATTCACCCAATAAACATACGAAGAAGAGAATGAGGTTGCAGTAG
- the LOC107895559 gene encoding serine/threonine-protein kinase STY8 isoform X1 produces MAIEDDAESCGSRAVDSLVHVNPRHHRQKLDVFHQVLNRIRHSNYAEANLPGFDNHLWLHFNRLPARYALDVNVERAEDVLTHKRLLHLAEDPANRPVFEVRMVQVYPVFPAQSIDSVHSDSSMQEDAQSAYHSYRQGIHPPPTFGSSSNLEAVALQARIYHVEDGGSAVNSTSGPFRPMHEITFSTVDRPKLLSQLTSLLAEIGLNIQEAHAFSTTDGYSLDVFVVDGWPSEEIEELKNALEKEISKSKLQEQSYSRKSSVMTEHVKERVVSLPSCVEIPTDGTDVWEIDARQLKIENRIASGSYADLYRGTYCSQEVAIKVLKPEQITREMLREFSQEVYIMRKIRHKNVVQLIGACTRSPNLCIVTEFMARGSIYDYLHKQRGVFKLPSLLKVALDVSKGMNYLHQNNIIHRDLKTANLLMDENQVVKVADFGVARVQSQSGVMTAETGTYRWMAPEVIEHKPYDHKADVFSFGISLWEILTGELPYGLLTPLQAAVAVVQKNLRPTIPKHTHPRLRELLERCWLQDPSQRPNFSEIIDILKQIAKEVKVADEGEDGCNIKSSDAFFSAVKRRML; encoded by the exons ATGGCGATTGAAGATGACGCTGAGAGCTGCGGGAGTAGAGCTGTGGACTCGCTTGTCCATGTGAATCCTCGACATCACAGGCAAAAGCTTGACGTTTTCCACCAGGTGCTTAACCGTATCCGTCACTCTAATTATGCCGAAGCTAATCTGCCTGGCTTTGATAATCACCTCTGGCTTCATTTCAATCGACTTCCTGCTCG ATATGCATTAGACGTGAATGTGGAGCGGGCAGAAGATGTGCTCACACATAAAAGATTACTGCATTTGGCAGAAGACCCCGCTAATCGTCCTGTTTTTGAAGTTCGTATGGTTCAG GTCTATCCTGTCTTCCCCGCACAATCTATTGACTCAGTTCATTCTGATTCTTCTATGCAAGAAGATGCACAAAGTGCTTATCATTCATATAGACAGGG CATCCACCCACCTCCTACATTTGGTTCGTCTTCTAATCTTGAAGCTGTTGCTCTTCAAGCAAGAATATATCATGTTGAAGATGGAGGAAGTGCTGTCAATTCAACCTCAGGTCCTTTCCG GCCCATGCACGAGATCACCTTTTCAACAGTTGACCGTCCAAAACTCCTTAGTCAG CTTACTTCTTTACTTGCGGAGATTGGATTGAACATTCAAGAAGCTCATGCTTTTTCCACTACAGATGGGTACTCTTTGGAtgtttttgttgttgatggttggCCTTCTGAG GAAATTGAGGAGCTCAAAAATGCATTGGAGAAGGAAATTTCGAAGTCGAAG CTGCAGGAACAATCTTATTCTAGAAAGAGTTCAGTTATGACTGAGCATGTCAAAGAAAGGGTTGTCTCCTTACCTAGTTGTGTTGAAATCCCTACTGATGGAACTGATGTATGGGAAATTGATGCCAGGCAGCTCAAAATAGAAAACAGGATTGCATCTGGGTCATATGCTGATCT GTATAGAGGCACGTATTGTAGTCAAGAAGTGGCTATTAAAGTCCTCAAGCCTGAGCAGATCACAAGAGAAATGCTGAGAGAGTTTAGTCAGGAAGTTTATATTATGAG GAAAATTCGGCATAAGAATGTTGTTCAATTAATTGGCGCATGTACAAGATCTCCAAATCTGTGCATTGTGACTG AGTTCATGGCCAGAGGTAGCATATATGACTATCTGCATAAGCAAAGGGGAGTGTTTAAATTGCCATCTTTACTCAAAGTAGCCCTTGATGTTTCCAAGGGAATGAACTATTTGCATCAAAACAACATCATCCATAGGGACTTGAAAACTGCCAATCTTCTGATGGATGAAAATCAA GTTGTTAAAGTTGCTGATTTTGGAGTTGCTAGAGTGCAGTCTCAATCAGGAGTGATGACAGCTGAAACTGGAACATACCGCTGGATGGCCCCTGAG GTTATTGAGCACAAACCATACGATCACAAGGCAGATGTTTTTAGCTTTGGAATATCACTCTGGGAGATACTGACAGGAGAA CTCCCATATGGTCTCCTAACTCCATTACAGGCAGCCGTTGCAGTGGTGCAAAAG AATCTACGCCCGACAATCCCCAAGCATACTCACCCAAGACTAAGGGAACTGCTTGAGAGATGCTGGCTGCAGGACCCAAGCCAAAGACCTAACTTTTCTGAAATTATAGATATCCTTAAACAAATAGCTAAAGAGGTAAAG GTTGCAGATGAGGGGGAAGATGGGTGCAACATCAAGTCTTCTGATGCTTTCTTCTCCGCCGTGAAGAGGAGGATGCTGTGA
- the LOC107895559 gene encoding serine/threonine-protein kinase STY8 isoform X2: MAIEDDAESCGSRAVDSLVHVNPRHHRQKLDVFHQVLNRIRHSNYAEANLPGFDNHLWLHFNRLPARYALDVNVERAEDVLTHKRLLHLAEDPANRPVFEVRMVQVYPVFPAQSIDSVHSDSSMQEDAQSAYHSYRQGIHPPPTFGSSSNLEAVALQARIYHVEDGGSAVNSTSGPFRPMHEITFSTVDRPKLLSQLTSLLAEIGLNIQEAHAFSTTDGYSLDVFVVDGWPSEEIEELKNALEKEISKSKLQEQSYSRKSSVMTEHVKERVVSLPSCVEIPTDGTDVWEIDARQLKIENRIASGSYADLYRGTYCSQEVAIKVLKPEQITREMLREFSQEVYIMRKIRHKNVVQLIGACTRSPNLCIVTEFMARGSIYDYLHKQRGVFKLPSLLKVALDVSKGMNYLHQNNIIHRDLKTANLLMDENQVVKVADFGVARVQSQSGVMTAETGTYRWMAPEVIEHKPYDHKADVFSFGISLWEILTGELPYGLLTPLQAAVAVVQKNLRPTIPKHTHPRLRELLERCWLQDPSQRPNFSEIIDILKQIAKEVADEGEDGCNIKSSDAFFSAVKRRML, encoded by the exons ATGGCGATTGAAGATGACGCTGAGAGCTGCGGGAGTAGAGCTGTGGACTCGCTTGTCCATGTGAATCCTCGACATCACAGGCAAAAGCTTGACGTTTTCCACCAGGTGCTTAACCGTATCCGTCACTCTAATTATGCCGAAGCTAATCTGCCTGGCTTTGATAATCACCTCTGGCTTCATTTCAATCGACTTCCTGCTCG ATATGCATTAGACGTGAATGTGGAGCGGGCAGAAGATGTGCTCACACATAAAAGATTACTGCATTTGGCAGAAGACCCCGCTAATCGTCCTGTTTTTGAAGTTCGTATGGTTCAG GTCTATCCTGTCTTCCCCGCACAATCTATTGACTCAGTTCATTCTGATTCTTCTATGCAAGAAGATGCACAAAGTGCTTATCATTCATATAGACAGGG CATCCACCCACCTCCTACATTTGGTTCGTCTTCTAATCTTGAAGCTGTTGCTCTTCAAGCAAGAATATATCATGTTGAAGATGGAGGAAGTGCTGTCAATTCAACCTCAGGTCCTTTCCG GCCCATGCACGAGATCACCTTTTCAACAGTTGACCGTCCAAAACTCCTTAGTCAG CTTACTTCTTTACTTGCGGAGATTGGATTGAACATTCAAGAAGCTCATGCTTTTTCCACTACAGATGGGTACTCTTTGGAtgtttttgttgttgatggttggCCTTCTGAG GAAATTGAGGAGCTCAAAAATGCATTGGAGAAGGAAATTTCGAAGTCGAAG CTGCAGGAACAATCTTATTCTAGAAAGAGTTCAGTTATGACTGAGCATGTCAAAGAAAGGGTTGTCTCCTTACCTAGTTGTGTTGAAATCCCTACTGATGGAACTGATGTATGGGAAATTGATGCCAGGCAGCTCAAAATAGAAAACAGGATTGCATCTGGGTCATATGCTGATCT GTATAGAGGCACGTATTGTAGTCAAGAAGTGGCTATTAAAGTCCTCAAGCCTGAGCAGATCACAAGAGAAATGCTGAGAGAGTTTAGTCAGGAAGTTTATATTATGAG GAAAATTCGGCATAAGAATGTTGTTCAATTAATTGGCGCATGTACAAGATCTCCAAATCTGTGCATTGTGACTG AGTTCATGGCCAGAGGTAGCATATATGACTATCTGCATAAGCAAAGGGGAGTGTTTAAATTGCCATCTTTACTCAAAGTAGCCCTTGATGTTTCCAAGGGAATGAACTATTTGCATCAAAACAACATCATCCATAGGGACTTGAAAACTGCCAATCTTCTGATGGATGAAAATCAA GTTGTTAAAGTTGCTGATTTTGGAGTTGCTAGAGTGCAGTCTCAATCAGGAGTGATGACAGCTGAAACTGGAACATACCGCTGGATGGCCCCTGAG GTTATTGAGCACAAACCATACGATCACAAGGCAGATGTTTTTAGCTTTGGAATATCACTCTGGGAGATACTGACAGGAGAA CTCCCATATGGTCTCCTAACTCCATTACAGGCAGCCGTTGCAGTGGTGCAAAAG AATCTACGCCCGACAATCCCCAAGCATACTCACCCAAGACTAAGGGAACTGCTTGAGAGATGCTGGCTGCAGGACCCAAGCCAAAGACCTAACTTTTCTGAAATTATAGATATCCTTAAACAAATAGCTAAAGAG GTTGCAGATGAGGGGGAAGATGGGTGCAACATCAAGTCTTCTGATGCTTTCTTCTCCGCCGTGAAGAGGAGGATGCTGTGA